The DNA region GAGACGGCGAACGTCATGATCGCCTGGCCTTCCACGTCGATCCGGCTGACGATCGGCGCATCCACATCGCCCGGCAGGTCGCCCCGGATGCGGTCAATAGCATCCTTCGTGTCCTGCACGGCCTTGTCGGTCGGCACTTCCATACGGAACTCGACCGCCGTGGTGGAAACGCCGTCGGACACGGTCGACATGATGTTCTTCACGCCGGCGATGCCGGCCACCGCGTCCTCGATCTCCTTGGTGACCTGGGTCTCCATCTCGGCCGGGGCCGCGCCCTGCTGAGTCACGGTGATCGACACCAGCGGCACGTCGATGTTCGGAAAACGCGTGATGGGCAGCGTGTTGAAGCTGTTCCAGCCCAGCACCAACAGCATCACGAAGGCAAGGATCGGGGCAACGGGGTTGCGGATCGCCCAGGCCGAAAAGTTCATGTCCCGCGCTCCCTCAGTTCGTCGCCGCCGTGACCGGGTTCACCCGGTCACCATCGCGCACGAAGGCGCCGGCCTTTGTCACCACCATGTCGCCCGCCTCCAGCCCGGTCAGCACCTCGACATAGCCGCCATCGCGGATGCCCGTCGTCACCGGCACCCGCGTCACCAGCCCGTCGGCCGAGACCTTCATCACCGTCGCCCCGCCCTCGGGCGCCGAACCCACCGCCGTCACCGGGATCGCGACCGCCTCGCGCGCGGCAACCAGGATGTCGGCGTCCAGGAACATGCCCGAGCGCACCGCATCGGTCTGGTCGATGCTGATCCGCGCCCGGCCAAGCCGCGTCGCCGTATCGATCGCAGGCTCCACCAGCCGCACCGTCCCGGTCAGCTTCTCGCCCGCGCCCACACCCGCCATCGTCACCGTCAGACCCGGCTTCAGCTTCAGGATGTCGCGCTCCGCCACATCGGCCTGCAACTCCAGCGCGCCATCGCGGATGATGACGAACATCGGCTGCCCGGCAGACGAGGCGATTCCGCCCACCAGCGCATTGCGCGACACGATTTCGCCCGCGACAGGGGCCTTCACCTCGGTCCGCTCCAGCTGCAGCTTCACGTTTTCCAGCTGCGCCTCGGCCAGCGCCAGCTGTGCCTTGGCTGCCTCCAGCGCCTGCGTCGCCACCATCACCCGCGCCCTGGCCGACACCGCCGCGGCATCGGCATTGTCCGCCTGCGCCTGGCTGGACGTGCCGTTGGCCTGCAGCTTCTTGGTGCGGTCCGCCACACGCTGCGCCTCGTCGGCGGTGGACTTCGCCTCGATCAGGCTCGCCTCGCCCTGCGCAATCGTCGCCTTCGCCGCCGCGACCGAGGCTTCGAACTGGCTTTGCTGCAACGTCAGCGTCGAATCCGACAACCGCGCCAGCACCTGGCCCGCCTGCACCCGGTCGCCCACCTCGGCCTCCAGCGTCTCGATGGGCTGGCCCTCGATCAGGGGCGCCACGTTCACGCTTTCCACCGGGCCCACCATGCCCGAGGCGATGACGCGGTCGTTCATCGCCCGCATCGCCGCCGGCGCCACGGTGATGGCGGGCAGCGCGGCTTCGGCGGTGGCGGGCGCAGGCGCAGTTTCGGCCAGCGCCGGGGCGGTCGCGGCCAGAAGGGCAAGGGCGGTCGTGGCGAGGATCAGGCGCATGGGTCAGCCTTTCGCGGCATCGCTGGCGATTTCGTCAAGCGTGCGGTTCAGCGTCCGCAGCACCAGGTTCATGAGGGCGGGGTCTCGGTCGGCGGGGTCCGGCGTCTGCATCGCCAGCCCCTTCATCAGCAGGATCATCAGCCTGGCCTGCGCCTGGTACCGCTTGAAGGCCTCCTCGGCCGAAAGGCCGGTGGCCAGGGCGAAGGCATGGGTCAGGTGCCGCAAGATCAGCTCTTCCATCCGCAGCGAAATCGCCCGGATCTCGGGCTTGCGCTGCGCGGCAGCCTGGATCTCGGCCCAAAGCTTGCCGTCGTCGCCGTCGCAAATGCCGTGGCGCACCTTGCGCTCCAGCGCGATGCGCAACTGGTCAAGGGGGTTTTCGGACGCCTGGACGGCGGCAAACTCGCTTTCCACTTCCACCAGGTCGTGGGTGATGAAGGCTTCCACGATGGCCGCCTTCGACGGGAAATAGCGGTAGAAATTGCCCACGCTCATGCCGGCGGCGCGGGCAAGGTCCTGCATCGAGGCGCCGTCGAAGCCCTTCTCCTCGAAGGCGCGGCGGATGCCCGCAAGGATTTCGACGCTGCGCGCGTCAAGAGAGGGAAGGGTGATTTCAGCAGCGACGGCCATGACAAGCCCTGAATGAACGTTCATTCGCGGATTTAGGCAGGCTTGTCGAAAGGTCAAGGGGAATATGGCACGCAACCGCCGCAGGTCACGGGCGGCAGCGAAAACTTGCATGAAATTGATGCGTTTTGGCATCGCCGGGCGTCAGACCCGGCGTCACCCCCGCGCTTTGCGCGACTCAGGCGTCCAGCTCGCGCGGCACGGTGAAATCCACCGCCGTGCCCGCGCCAAAGCCGGCTTCCGCCCAGTCGTCGATGGCGAAATCCGCCACCAGGGTTGCCCCGGTGGGATAGCGGTGAAACTCGGGGTTCGCCGGGGCATGGCCCACCAGACGCTCGGCAAACTCGGCGATGCCGGGGTTGTGGCCGATCATCATCACCGTGTCGGCCTTGGCATGACGCAGCACCGCCAGCATCACATCCGGCCCGGCATGATACAGCGCCGGCTTCAGTTCCAGAATGGGCGTGCCGGGCAGGGCCGGGGCGATGCCGCTCCAGGTCTTGCGGGTGCGCAGCGCGTCCGAGCACAGCACCTCTTCCGGCACATAGCCGCGCGAGGCCAGCCATTGCCCCAGGTCGGCCGCGGCCGCCTTGCCGCGCGCGTTCAGCGGGCGGTCATGGTCGGCGACGGTGGGATCGTCCCAGCTCGACTTGGCGTGGCGCGTCAGGATCAGGCGCTTCATCGGTGGAACTGCCTCATGTGATAGGCCGACTGTTCCGGCACTCTTGCATAGGCTTGCGAGACCGGGCAAGCGCGACGCGCGGCGCAGCCCTTCGTCATGCAATCCTGCCCCGGTGCGCTGTCCAGATGGCCGTGGCAGCGCGGCACGTCATAGCCCGCGCCGCTCAACGCCTCCACCGGGCAGGCCGTCAGGCAAGGCGCGGTGCAGGTCAGGCAAGGTTTCGGCACCGGGGGCGGCAGGTCCACCACCTCTTTCAGCGCCAGTGCGCCGCGAAAGCTGACAAACAGCCCCTGCGTCGCATGGACCAGAAACCGCACCGGGCTGTCCCAGACCCGGCCCGTGCGCAGCGCCCACTGATAGAAGGGGTGGTAGGGCGGCCCGCCAAAGGGAAACAACGCCTTGCCCCCCAGGTCGCAAGCCATGCGCCCGATCACGCGGCGCGACCAGCGGTCCACCGGATCGGGCGCGCTGTCCCATTCCGGCTGTGCGGTCAGATGCGCCCAGAACCCAGGCTCGGCCGGGCCAAGCAGCAGCACGGTCCGCGTGCCGGCGGGCAGGGAAGGGTCGTCCTCGGCATGAAATCCGCCAAGGATCTCAAGCCGCTCGGCCGCGGCCCGCGCTGCAATCGCCGCCAGGCTTACCGGCGGAACGGCAGCCGCAGGCTCCATCCCAGTTTCGCCGGCCGATCGTCCTGCCATTCCAGTCCCACCCTCATGCCGTCCGGCCCGCCCCGTGCCTCGGCCCGATAGGTGCCGAACAGCCGGTCCCAGACCGACAGGGCAAAGCCGAAATTGCTGTCGTGCTCCTCGCGTCGCACCGAATGATGCACACGGTGCATATCCGGTGTCACCAGCACCTGCCGCACCACTCGGTCAAGCCCCTGCGGCAGCGCCAGATTTGCATGGTTGAACAGGGCGGTGCCATTCAGCAGCACCTCGAACAGCACAACGGCCACCGCCGCAGGGCCCAGAAGATAAACCAGCCCGATCTTCAGCCCCATCGAGGCCGCGATCTCCACCGGATGAAACCGGACCGCCGTTGTCACGTCCATGTCGCGGTCGGCGTGGTGGACACGGTGGAACCGCCAGAACAGTGGCACCTTGTGCGTCACCAGATGCTGCGCCCAGATCGCCAGGTCCAGGATCAGGACGGCCAGCCCGATCTCCAGCCAGACTGGCCAGTCCAGGCGGTTGAACAGCCCCCAGCCCTGCGCTTGGGCATCCAGGGCTGCCCCGA from Neotabrizicola shimadae includes:
- a CDS encoding efflux RND transporter periplasmic adaptor subunit, which produces MRLILATTALALLAATAPALAETAPAPATAEAALPAITVAPAAMRAMNDRVIASGMVGPVESVNVAPLIEGQPIETLEAEVGDRVQAGQVLARLSDSTLTLQQSQFEASVAAAKATIAQGEASLIEAKSTADEAQRVADRTKKLQANGTSSQAQADNADAAAVSARARVMVATQALEAAKAQLALAEAQLENVKLQLERTEVKAPVAGEIVSRNALVGGIASSAGQPMFVIIRDGALELQADVAERDILKLKPGLTVTMAGVGAGEKLTGTVRLVEPAIDTATRLGRARISIDQTDAVRSGMFLDADILVAAREAVAIPVTAVGSAPEGGATVMKVSADGLVTRVPVTTGIRDGGYVEVLTGLEAGDMVVTKAGAFVRDGDRVNPVTAATN
- a CDS encoding TetR/AcrR family transcriptional regulator; the protein is MAVAAEITLPSLDARSVEILAGIRRAFEEKGFDGASMQDLARAAGMSVGNFYRYFPSKAAIVEAFITHDLVEVESEFAAVQASENPLDQLRIALERKVRHGICDGDDGKLWAEIQAAAQRKPEIRAISLRMEELILRHLTHAFALATGLSAEEAFKRYQAQARLMILLMKGLAMQTPDPADRDPALMNLVLRTLNRTLDEIASDAAKG
- a CDS encoding SixA phosphatase family protein, producing the protein MKRLILTRHAKSSWDDPTVADHDRPLNARGKAAAADLGQWLASRGYVPEEVLCSDALRTRKTWSGIAPALPGTPILELKPALYHAGPDVMLAVLRHAKADTVMMIGHNPGIAEFAERLVGHAPANPEFHRYPTGATLVADFAIDDWAEAGFGAGTAVDFTVPRELDA
- a CDS encoding ferredoxin; amino-acid sequence: MEPAAAVPPVSLAAIAARAAAERLEILGGFHAEDDPSLPAGTRTVLLLGPAEPGFWAHLTAQPEWDSAPDPVDRWSRRVIGRMACDLGGKALFPFGGPPYHPFYQWALRTGRVWDSPVRFLVHATQGLFVSFRGALALKEVVDLPPPVPKPCLTCTAPCLTACPVEALSGAGYDVPRCHGHLDSAPGQDCMTKGCAARRACPVSQAYARVPEQSAYHMRQFHR
- a CDS encoding sterol desaturase family protein — protein: MAGELAIRMAAFLGLFALFAGLEAWAPRRARAMPRRNRWTTNLSITVIDALTLRAMAIFLPALAVGAALDAQAQGWGLFNRLDWPVWLEIGLAVLILDLAIWAQHLVTHKVPLFWRFHRVHHADRDMDVTTAVRFHPVEIAASMGLKIGLVYLLGPAAVAVVLFEVLLNGTALFNHANLALPQGLDRVVRQVLVTPDMHRVHHSVRREEHDSNFGFALSVWDRLFGTYRAEARGGPDGMRVGLEWQDDRPAKLGWSLRLPFRR